The window CCATCGATGTGCGCGTGGACCTGCCCCAAGGCAAGATTACCGAGTGGTATCCGCAGATCAGCAAGTTCGGCCCGGTTCCCGGAGAAGCAGTCACGCCCTTCATCGATCCCGGGCAGAGGGATAAAAGTTTCATCCAATGGTCCAAGGTGCAGGTCATTCCACGTGGTAATGAGACTTTTCCCAGCGAGAAAGGCGGCAGCCATTACTACGCCGCCCGGGAAACGGATGCCTCTCCAGTGCAAGTGACCCCTCCCACCGTCAAGGAAGGAAAACCCACGGTGCAGAATGAAAAGTTTCTCTTCTATCGCGGTGTCGCTGGTTTTCCTTCGCCGCTTATGGCCAAGACCGTCAGTGACAACAGCGTGACCATGCAGAACCAGTTGAACGAACCGCTTAAGCACCTCTTCGTGATCGATCAACGGGCGAATGAATACGCCTTCAGTTACCACGCAGAATTGCCAGCCAAGCAGGAACTGACTGCGGACATCAGCATCGTTTCTTCCCGCACTCAAACCTTCAGAAGCCGCGACCAGCTCATCCAGGCGATGAAAGATTCCCTCACCAAATCCGGCCTGTTCGAGAAAGAATCCGCCGCCATGGTGAAGACGTGGGAAGATTCATGGTTCGATGAATCCGGCGTCCGCATCCTCTACGTGCTGCCGGAGAAATGGGTGGATGCTACCATGCCGCTGAAGTTCACTCCGGAACCCGCCAAGATAGCCCGCGTCTTCGTGGGGCGCGCTGAATTATTCACACCCAGTCTGGAACATAAACTGACTCAACTCGTGAAAAACTATGGAGCTGCCGAATTTGATCAGAAAAAAGTGCTGATCCAATCGGTCAAAGACCTTCGCCTTGGCCGCTTCACCCAAGCTGCTTTCGATCGTGTAATCCGCTTGCAGAATGACAAAGCCTTCACCACGGCAGCCTATGAGCTGCAAGGAAATGCTTTGATGCCAGCGCCGGCCCACCCGCCCTCTGAACATACTGCACACACTAAAGTGCTGACCGCCGTCTCAACTTCGCTGATACGCTCAAACTTTTCGCCCGATCTCGAGCTTCTCGACCTTGTCTTGGATTGTGGAGCGCTAGTGCCACGCTGAGAGCCTGTAGGAAACGCTTTTGTGGGGAGTTATGCGTCCGCCCCGTCCGTCCAATCATCGCTGGACGGAACGGGGCGGAACGCCGATGATACCTAAAGTCCCATGCGCAAGGTCGCCATAGTCTTCATCCTCACAGTGCTCATCCCGAGCCTGGGTCTCGCGTGGCTCGCGATCCGCTCCCTGCGCGACCAGCAATACAGCCTCGAGCGTCAGGAATTCCTGCTTTACCAAAGTGCGGTGGACAAGCTCGCGCAGGAAGCGGAGGGCTATCTTGATCAGCAGCAGCAGCAATTCGCCACCCAAGTAGAAGTGATGTTGCAAGAAAGCCGGCCGGAAATCCTCGCTCTCTCTTTTGATGAGACCATCCGCAAAGCCTGGCCAATGGCCGAGATCGGTTTCGCCGTTTCGCTCAAGGGTAAAGTGATCAACCCGTTGCTGACCGGCCGCCCGGAGGCGCGCCAGTTCCGGCTGGAGAACGACCGTTTCCTTTGTAACGCCGAATCCGTGGAAGTTTATTGGAACACAGGCAGAGGTTCCGTGAATCTCAGCGCTTTGGATCAGAAAAACAGTCTCGGCGGCCAAAATTCACCTCAATTTTTTCAGGCCCAGTCGCAGACCATCGTGCCGATCGTCCAATCCGGCGGGCAAAGCCAGAGCCAGGGCGGACAAGGTGGATATTACGGGACGGACCAAGTGCAGAGCGGTAAAATTCCGACAGCCAAACGCGTGGTGATACCCCAAAGCCAAACCGATCCCTCTCAGCAAGCGATCCCCATGCCCCCACTGCCGACGGATAACACCTACTCACGCGTGCAGGCGTCGGAAGCAGAGTTCCATCAACTGATCGGCGAGGCCAGTGAAGGGATGATGGCGCGCTTCCTCCAAAACCGCCTGAATGTGATGACTTGGTACCGCTCCCCTCGTAATTCCAATCTCGTCTATGGCGCCAAGCTGGACCTGAGCAAACTGACCGATGGCTTGAAATCAGTCGTCCACACATTGAACCCCGAACTGGGCGGCAACGTCTGCGTGGCATTATTGGATGATTCAGCGCGCCCCGTCAGCCGTTCCCATCCTGATTTCACCGCATCATGGAAGCGTCCTTTCGTGGCCGCAGAGATCGGCGAGGCCCTGCCCCACTGGGAGATCGCCTTCTATCAATTAAACCCCGGCAAACTCAACTCTGCCGCCGTGACGCTCAAATTCACCCTTGCCCTGCTGGTCTCGTTGCTGCTCATGGCCATCATCATCGGTGGCTGGCTCATCGGGCGCGATCTTCACCGTGAACTTAGGCTGGCACGGCAGAAAACCGATTTCGTCAGTAATGTCTCACATGAATTGAAGACGCCACTGACCTCAATCCGCATGTTCGCAGAATTGCTGGCAGATGGCCGGGTGACCGATCCCGATAAACAGCGTGGCTACCTGCACATCATCACCGCCGAATCCGCCCGCCTCACGCGGCTCATCAATAACGTGCTCGATTTCGCCCGCTTGGAACGTGGCGAAAAAAAGTATCAGATGCATCAGCTCGATGTGGCCACTGTCACGCGTGATTCAGCCGAGGCATTGCGCGCGCATCTGGAATCCCATGGTTTCAAACTGGAGCTGTCCCTGCCAGAAACGCCGGTGTACGTCATCGGCGATGCTGATGCTCTCGCCCAAATAGTGGTGAATCTGCTCTCGAATGCGGAAAAATATTCCGGTGAGTCCCATGACATCCGGTTGCACCTCTTTGTGGCGGCGTACCCTTTCCCGCACGCTGAACTGCAAGTGCTGGATCGCGGTCGCGGTGTGCCGAAAGGGTGTGAAGAGAAAATCTTTGAACAGTTCTACCGTGCCCATGATTCTCTGAGCAGCGGCATCCAGGGCTCGGGCCTGGGTCTCACTTTAGCGCGACAGATCGCGCGTGCTCATGGCGGTGAATTAAAATACATAGCCCGTGAAGGGGGAGGAAGCTGCTTCACCCTGCACCTTCCGCTTGCAACTCCCTCGTCCTATCAAACATGAAAACACGCATTCTGGTGATAGAAGATGATGCCCATATCCGATTAGGACTTGAGGAAGTATTGCGTGGTGAGGGTTTCGATGTGGCCAGTTGCGGACGCGGCGATGAAGCATTGAACTCTATCGAAAAAGAGAAACCGCATCTCATCGTGCTGGATGTCATGCTGCCCGGAGCCAGCGGCTACGACATCTGCAAACAGCTTCGCGCGCGCAAGAGCACCACCCCAGTACTCATGCTCACGGCGAAAGGACAGGAGATCGATAAGGTCATCGGCCTGGATCTCGGTGCAGATGATTACGTCACCAAACCTTTTGGCGTGCGCGAACTGCTCGCCCGCATTCACGCCCTGCTCCGGCGCATGAACGGAAGCAATGGTGGCAATGGAGAAACGACCGGATGCGGGCCGTTCAAGATCGGCACTGCCACCATCA of the Verrucomicrobiia bacterium genome contains:
- a CDS encoding response regulator transcription factor, whose translation is MKTRILVIEDDAHIRLGLEEVLRGEGFDVASCGRGDEALNSIEKEKPHLIVLDVMLPGASGYDICKQLRARKSTTPVLMLTAKGQEIDKVIGLDLGADDYVTKPFGVRELLARIHALLRRMNGSNGGNGETTGCGPFKIGTATINPTTFQVTRGKQSEDLTAKELKLLQLFFTHPGEVFSRDKLLNEVWGYNYYGTTRTLDQVIVQLRKKLGDNAGEPKHLLTVHGVGYKLVM
- a CDS encoding HAMP domain-containing sensor histidine kinase, with the translated sequence MRKVAIVFILTVLIPSLGLAWLAIRSLRDQQYSLERQEFLLYQSAVDKLAQEAEGYLDQQQQQFATQVEVMLQESRPEILALSFDETIRKAWPMAEIGFAVSLKGKVINPLLTGRPEARQFRLENDRFLCNAESVEVYWNTGRGSVNLSALDQKNSLGGQNSPQFFQAQSQTIVPIVQSGGQSQSQGGQGGYYGTDQVQSGKIPTAKRVVIPQSQTDPSQQAIPMPPLPTDNTYSRVQASEAEFHQLIGEASEGMMARFLQNRLNVMTWYRSPRNSNLVYGAKLDLSKLTDGLKSVVHTLNPELGGNVCVALLDDSARPVSRSHPDFTASWKRPFVAAEIGEALPHWEIAFYQLNPGKLNSAAVTLKFTLALLVSLLLMAIIIGGWLIGRDLHRELRLARQKTDFVSNVSHELKTPLTSIRMFAELLADGRVTDPDKQRGYLHIITAESARLTRLINNVLDFARLERGEKKYQMHQLDVATVTRDSAEALRAHLESHGFKLELSLPETPVYVIGDADALAQIVVNLLSNAEKYSGESHDIRLHLFVAAYPFPHAELQVLDRGRGVPKGCEEKIFEQFYRAHDSLSSGIQGSGLGLTLARQIARAHGGELKYIAREGGGSCFTLHLPLATPSSYQT